Below is a genomic region from Candidatus Krumholzibacteriota bacterium.
CTGTACGACGACGGCAGCGAGCGGATCATCCCGGCCGAGGCCGATTACACCGTCGTCTCCTTCGGCCGCCAGGGGGGATTGCACACCGTCGGCGGAACGGCGACGCGCGTCGGTTTCGCCTTCACGCTCGACGAACTCGACGAGCGGGCGATCGTCCAGCGGGCCGCCCTCGTCGTCACCGTCGACGGCGCGGAGGGGCTCGGGGCGACCCCCGGCGAGATCGCGCAGGGGATCACGGAGGACTTCTACTACTACCTCTATACGCCGGACTCCTCCGACCCGGCCGATCCCGGGTACCTCGAGGGGACGGGAGTCGCCATCTCCTCGTTCGACCCGCGCGTCTCCGAAACGATCAGGATGTCGATGACCGGCTTCATCATCGACGTCGTCACGGGCCGGCGGGAGAACACGGGGCTGGTTCTGCAGTCGAACCTCGAGACCGCCCGCGTGCAGCGGGCGAGCTACTTCACCGCCGCCGCGGCCGATTCCTCGCTCAGGCCCTGTCTGGAGATCGTCTACACCCTGCCGGCCGATTTCGGGGGAGGCTCGAGATGAGGACGCAAAGGACGGCCGCGCTGGCCCTGCTCGGGCTCCTCCTCTCCGTTCCGGCGACGGGACAGTCGGTCTTCGGGCTCAACTACCTCGGCGAGCACCGGTACCGCGGCAGCGCCCGGCAGCGGGCGCTCGCCTTCTCGGCGATCGCCGTGCCTGACAGCACGGGCGCGCTCACGCAGAACAGCGCTTCCCTCGCCGACCTCCGCGACATCACCTTCTCCGTCTTCGAGTCGATCGGCATGAGCTCGATCGGGCGGGAGGGAAAGGAATCGCTCGGCCAGAGCCGTTTCCAGCTCCCCGCGGTCATGGTCGCCGCGCCCGTGAGGCCGGGGCTCGTTCTGGGAATCGGCTACCGGACCCGTTTCGAGGGGCGGGGCGATTTCGGATTCGCCTCGTCGGTTCCCGACGTGGGGAAGGTGCTCGACATCTACAAGCGGCGCTCGACGCTCTTCACCGTGCCGCTCACCGTCGCATGGAAGCCGGTCGACCGGATCCGCCTGGCGGGCGAGCTGCAGTTCGAGCACGGTTCGATCTTCGACGAGATCTCCGTCGAGCTCCCGGAGGGCTCCTACGAGCCGGCGGTCTCCGAGAGGAAACGCCGGTTCTCAGGCACCTCCTGGTCCGCCTCCCTGCTCGCGCGGGTGCACCGGCGGCTCTGGGTGGGCGGGTTCGTCGACGACCGCGTCTCCTACGAGGTCGAGGACGAGTTCACCTACTCGCGCGAGGATCTCGATTCGACCGGCGCGTACGATTTCGAGCTGCCTCTCGCCTGGGGGGCGGGGGCGGCGTTCGGACTCACCGAGCGCTGGTGGCTTTCCGCCTCATGGTGGTTCCGCGAGGCGCCGGGCGCCGCTGGATTCCCCGCTCTCGAGGGCCGTCTCGAAAACGAGCGACTTCTCGCCGTCGGGATCGAACGGCGCGGCGAAACTGGCGGCGCGGGTTTGATCGGCCGGATGCCGCTCCGTCTCGGCGTCCGTACCGGAACGTGGCACCTGACCTATCCTCTCGGCGAGGAGCTGGCGGCCACCTTCATCACACTGGGCACGGGATTCCGGATGCCCGGCGGCCCGGGGAGCATCGATCTCTCCGTCGAGCTGGGCAGGATCGGCTCGCAGGGAAGCAACGAAATCGAGGAGCAGACCGTCCGGATCGGCATCGGCATCAACGTATCCGAGCGCTGGACGCGTCGCGCCCGCGACGGACGCTGACAGGCGTATGAAGAAGACCGCCGCATTCGTCCTCCTGCTTCTCCTCGCCGCCTCTCCGGCGGCGGGCGGGGAGACGGTGCCCCTCGCCGATCAGCTCGAGGGGCTCGCCCCGGAACCCAGGATCGCCTATCTCCGGTACCTGATCGAGCAGCACGGCCCGGACGCCGAGACGCTCTTCCAGCTCGGCGTGGCCTGGCACGAGAAAGACGAGCCCGATTCGGCCCTCGCCTGGTACGAGCGAGCGTCCCGGTACGGGGAGACCGCGGCGAAGTCCTTCGTCAACATGGGCGTCATCCACGACGACGCCGGGAGACTCAGCCTCGCCCTGCAGATGTACGAGAAGGCCCTGGCGGTCGATCCGGACGATGTCCTCGCACGATCGCACGCCGCCTTCATCCGTTTCCAGTTCAGGGATTTCGCCGACGCGTGGGAGGATCTCTCCCATGCCCTCGCCGTCGCCCCCGATCATCCGCAGCCGCACTTCTACCTGGCGATCTTCTTCTGGGAGAGCCGGATCTACCGCGAGGCGCTCCGCGAATGGGAACGGGTGATCGAGCTCGAACCCGACGGGTATCTCGCGCTGAAGGCCCGCGAGAATGTCGTCATGCTCCAGAAGGCGCTCAACGCGCCGACGGACGCCACGTGGGAGCCCGTGCGCTGACGAAACGAATGACGCCTTGACAGGCCGCAGCGCGTGTTCTACATTTTCTCCGGTGGGCACAACCGGAACTTCAACGCAAGACAGCGGTTTCAGGGAAAGGACGGTACGGTGAAACGGATCATCCACCTTTGCGCGGCGGCCCTGCTCGTCTCCCTCCTCGGATGCGCTTCCGGTGGCGGAGGCGGCACGGTCGCGACGGGCGGCGGGGACGCGGCAGGCACGATCACCGACGCGAGCGGCTTCGAACAGGAAATGGGGCCCGCCGAGATCGAGTACCAGTCGGCCAGGCAGTTTCTCTCCGCCGGCAACTTCGACGAGGCGATCGCACATCTCCGGCAGGCCGTCTCCATCAAGCCGGCCTTTCTCGCCGCGTGGAAGGACCTGGGTCGCACGCTCACGCAACGCAAGGACTACGAGGGGGGCGTCGCCGCCTACGAGAAGGCGCTCGAACTCGACGCCGGCGACACGAATTTGATCGCGGCGATCGGCTACAACCACCTTGTCCTCAAGAACTGGACCGCGGCGGCCGAGTACTACGAGCGTCTCGTCGCGGCCGACGCGACGAACTACGACGGCAACGTCCACCTGGGATTCATCTACCAGCAGCAGGGCGACG
It encodes:
- a CDS encoding tetratricopeptide repeat protein translates to MKKTAAFVLLLLLAASPAAGGETVPLADQLEGLAPEPRIAYLRYLIEQHGPDAETLFQLGVAWHEKDEPDSALAWYERASRYGETAAKSFVNMGVIHDDAGRLSLALQMYEKALAVDPDDVLARSHAAFIRFQFRDFADAWEDLSHALAVAPDHPQPHFYLAIFFWESRIYREALREWERVIELEPDGYLALKARENVVMLQKALNAPTDATWEPVR